In a genomic window of Streptomyces sp. NBC_01231:
- a CDS encoding pyridoxal phosphate-dependent aminotransferase, whose product MNALPSRTATSLPERIRAASRRPKTLGGGVPGTISLAMGEPDSNTPTPVVEAGIRALRAGRTRYSQITGSPNLRQEIASHLAQAQDVSVDPTNVVVTHGGSAGLASTVLALLNPGDRVLLPEPTYSLYADHAAMAGAEAEWISTRPDGSIDLQKLGAAAAGARMLILCNPVNPTGMVFSKSDIEGIGAILRDHPGLYLLSDEAYSDIVFDDIAFTSALTLTDVRDQVVLASTFSKSYSMTGWRLGFIWAAADVAEKINLVHRTINGPLNTFVQDAAVEALRIPDKDLHALSARFQRRRDLIMHHLDDLDAVSVVRPLGAFYAFPRVDSDLSSVELVQRLADGGVLVRAGSEFGPSGEGHIRLSFATDEASLTEGLRRFTHVIKAL is encoded by the coding sequence ATGAACGCTCTTCCCTCCCGCACGGCCACCTCCCTTCCGGAACGCATCAGGGCAGCATCGCGGCGGCCCAAGACTCTGGGCGGCGGGGTGCCGGGCACCATCTCCCTGGCCATGGGTGAGCCCGACAGCAATACGCCGACGCCAGTAGTGGAGGCGGGCATCCGGGCGTTGCGCGCAGGTCGCACTCGTTACTCGCAGATCACAGGGTCCCCGAATCTCCGCCAGGAGATCGCTTCTCACCTGGCACAAGCTCAGGACGTCAGCGTCGACCCGACGAATGTCGTCGTCACTCACGGGGGCAGCGCCGGCCTCGCTTCTACCGTCCTCGCCTTGCTGAACCCGGGCGATCGGGTACTGCTCCCCGAGCCGACCTACTCCCTGTACGCGGACCACGCGGCGATGGCAGGGGCTGAGGCCGAGTGGATCTCCACTAGGCCAGACGGCTCGATCGACCTGCAAAAACTCGGGGCGGCCGCGGCGGGAGCCCGCATGCTCATCCTGTGCAATCCCGTGAATCCCACCGGCATGGTGTTCTCGAAATCCGACATCGAGGGAATCGGCGCCATCCTCCGCGATCACCCCGGCCTCTACCTGCTGTCGGACGAGGCCTACAGCGATATTGTCTTCGACGACATCGCGTTCACGTCGGCATTGACATTGACCGACGTACGCGACCAGGTGGTACTCGCCAGCACGTTCTCCAAGTCGTACTCGATGACCGGCTGGCGCCTCGGTTTCATCTGGGCCGCCGCTGATGTCGCGGAAAAGATCAACCTTGTGCACCGCACGATCAACGGACCCTTGAACACCTTCGTCCAGGACGCAGCCGTCGAGGCACTACGCATTCCCGATAAAGATCTCCACGCGCTCTCGGCGCGTTTCCAGCGCCGCCGCGATCTGATCATGCACCACCTCGACGACCTCGATGCGGTGAGCGTCGTGCGACCCCTCGGAGCGTTCTACGCATTCCCCCGCGTCGACAGCGACCTGTCTTCCGTTGAGCTGGTGCAACGACTCGCCGACGGAGGCGTGCTCGTACGCGCCGGTTCCGAGTTCGGCCCTTCGGGCGAGGGGCATATACGCCTGTCCTTCGCCACGGACGAGGCTTCACTCACGGAGGGACTGCGCCGCTTCACACACGTCATCAAGGCGCTCTGA
- a CDS encoding TetR/AcrR family transcriptional regulator, protein MRRPGRLPLTAKNEERGAGRGMRRDAVRNRRKLLEAVGETLRTEPGAATMAVIAERANLGLATAYRYFPSVEELIKAYLLGVIVQLRNYSHDCSKTGPDLFEEVVREWTRLVRSYGPAMVQIRSRTGFLTRLRSNDEVIIPVRDAWERPIRSVMRHLDVPDEHFDHALFLYNAMFDPREILDLISTGLPEEAAISRLTAAYCGALQGWARA, encoded by the coding sequence ATGAGGCGCCCCGGGAGGCTCCCCCTGACGGCCAAGAACGAGGAACGAGGCGCTGGGCGCGGCATGCGCCGCGACGCGGTCCGCAACCGGCGCAAGCTCCTGGAGGCCGTCGGGGAAACTCTCAGGACGGAGCCCGGTGCGGCAACCATGGCGGTCATTGCTGAGCGAGCCAATCTTGGACTGGCCACGGCCTACCGGTACTTCCCCTCGGTCGAGGAGCTCATCAAGGCCTACCTGCTCGGCGTCATCGTCCAGCTGCGCAACTACAGTCACGACTGCTCCAAGACCGGCCCGGACCTCTTCGAGGAGGTCGTCCGGGAGTGGACTCGCCTAGTTCGCAGCTACGGCCCCGCCATGGTCCAGATTCGGTCGCGCACGGGGTTCCTCACCCGCCTGCGCAGCAACGACGAAGTGATCATCCCGGTCCGGGACGCTTGGGAACGCCCCATTCGCAGCGTGATGCGCCACCTGGACGTACCGGATGAGCACTTCGATCACGCGCTGTTCCTGTACAACGCCATGTTCGACCCCCGCGAGATCCTGGACCTGATCAGCACCGGCCTCCCGGAGGAGGCAGCGATCAGCCGTTTGACGGCGGCCTACTGCGGCGCTCTCCAGGGCTGGGCCCGTGCCTGA
- a CDS encoding replicative DNA helicase: MPPDNAPDEDDGLDMLPEPQPVYYAEQALLGALLLEPHRLTDVTGVEPASFSHHAHGAVFAAIGSLPAPDPGRHAKNPSWLTAVLTTAREHARGLTASYLHTLVQMCPWPKHAGAYARMVETDHARRSLRSRGQRLVQTATDAALPRPVAATLAEADALARCTDDLAARFPPHFGSLPRTPAPRLTYHSHDEEALHEERSLLATTTAHPAEAEQMRWLTAQDLTHPLHAGLWQCLTTLTRRSAPVDSVTVLWEAQQKGLLTPDISPADLLGLLDTPPGGSAQHWGERILQRAILRTAHLVGTRVEAITDNPATTPYQLAIGTRRALADLNSLRTRWEQASHPTPTSGPTPTRPSPPPRAGPPPVTTPPSCRTSR; the protein is encoded by the coding sequence ATGCCCCCCGACAACGCTCCCGACGAGGACGACGGCCTCGACATGCTGCCTGAGCCGCAGCCGGTGTACTACGCCGAGCAAGCCCTCCTCGGCGCCCTCCTCCTCGAACCCCACCGCCTCACCGACGTCACCGGAGTCGAGCCCGCCTCGTTCTCCCACCACGCCCACGGCGCCGTGTTCGCCGCGATCGGCTCCCTGCCAGCCCCCGATCCCGGTCGGCACGCCAAGAACCCCAGCTGGCTGACCGCAGTCCTGACCACCGCCCGCGAGCACGCCCGCGGACTGACCGCCTCGTACCTGCACACGCTGGTCCAGATGTGCCCATGGCCCAAGCACGCCGGTGCCTACGCCCGGATGGTCGAAACCGACCACGCCCGCCGCAGCCTGCGCTCGCGCGGCCAACGCCTCGTACAAACCGCGACAGACGCCGCGCTCCCCCGGCCCGTCGCCGCCACCCTCGCCGAAGCCGACGCCCTCGCCCGATGCACCGACGACCTCGCTGCCCGCTTTCCCCCACACTTCGGCTCTCTCCCCCGCACGCCGGCGCCCCGCCTCACATACCACAGCCACGACGAAGAAGCCCTCCACGAGGAACGGTCACTGCTCGCGACGACGACGGCGCACCCCGCGGAAGCCGAGCAGATGCGCTGGCTGACCGCCCAGGACCTCACCCACCCGCTCCACGCCGGCCTGTGGCAGTGCCTGACCACGCTGACCCGACGCAGCGCGCCCGTCGATTCCGTCACCGTCCTATGGGAGGCCCAGCAGAAGGGGCTGCTCACGCCAGATATTTCCCCTGCCGACCTGCTCGGTCTCCTCGATACGCCACCCGGCGGCTCGGCTCAGCACTGGGGCGAACGCATCCTCCAGCGCGCCATCCTCAGGACCGCACACCTCGTGGGCACACGTGTCGAAGCCATCACCGACAATCCGGCGACCACCCCGTACCAGCTCGCCATCGGAACCCGCCGCGCACTGGCCGACCTCAACTCACTACGCACCCGCTGGGAGCAAGCCAGCCACCCCACACCGACAAGTGGGCCAACACCTACCCGGCCCTCACCGCCCCCACGGGCGGGCCCGCCGCCGGTAACGACCCCGCCCTCCTGCCGCACATCCCGCTGA
- a CDS encoding alpha/beta hydrolase translates to MPNPLTTTQVLSVPATDGTPLSVYHDPPVRPRRSSATVVLVHGASVTADLWRLHTRHLNERGLGVLRYDQRAHGHTPRGKAPLTIAQLADDLHQVMTHLQPTGPLVLAGHSLGALVLQELAAARPQLLDRVRGMVLLSPTARGATFLPDHGPRALLLAAGRILTALACGHAPHVVDLLRRALPATHPHTLAPCPEELVGGPPRCRHGVRHTATGDLAALWHSLRDYTPLDLTPLSRLGDRLLLIAGANDRHIPAAHTRQLAAQLPAAGLDVLPRTTHALPISHAPLISARITRLAAEPGQPAAHLLHVPVSPDDFTLAT, encoded by the coding sequence ATGCCCAACCCGCTCACCACAACCCAGGTGTTGTCGGTCCCCGCCACCGACGGCACGCCCCTGTCCGTCTACCACGACCCGCCGGTGCGCCCGCGTCGCAGCAGCGCGACGGTCGTACTGGTACACGGGGCATCGGTCACCGCCGACCTGTGGCGCTTGCACACTCGGCACCTGAACGAGCGGGGGCTGGGCGTCCTGCGCTACGACCAGCGTGCACACGGCCACACGCCACGAGGCAAGGCACCACTGACGATCGCGCAGCTTGCTGACGACCTGCACCAGGTCATGACCCACCTCCAGCCCACCGGCCCGCTCGTGCTCGCCGGTCACTCCCTGGGCGCCCTCGTCCTCCAGGAACTCGCCGCCGCTCGCCCTCAACTCCTGGACAGGGTCCGGGGCATGGTGCTGCTGTCGCCCACCGCACGCGGTGCGACCTTCCTGCCCGACCACGGCCCGCGCGCCCTGCTGCTCGCCGCCGGGCGTATCCTCACCGCCCTGGCCTGCGGCCACGCCCCTCACGTAGTGGATCTACTGCGCCGGGCACTGCCCGCCACGCACCCCCATACCCTCGCGCCATGCCCCGAGGAGCTGGTCGGCGGGCCACCGCGGTGCCGCCACGGCGTCCGCCACACCGCGACCGGTGATCTCGCCGCCCTGTGGCATTCCCTGCGCGACTACACCCCGCTTGACCTCACCCCCCTGAGCCGGCTCGGCGACCGGCTGCTGCTCATAGCCGGAGCCAACGACCGGCACATCCCCGCCGCCCACACCCGGCAGCTGGCCGCCCAACTCCCCGCAGCCGGTCTGGACGTCCTCCCCCGCACCACACACGCGCTGCCCATCAGCCACGCGCCCCTCATCAGCGCCCGCATCACGCGCCTCGCCGCCGAGCCAGGCCAGCCCGCCGCCCACCTCCTTCATGTGCCCGTCAGCCCCGACGACTTCACCCTCGCTACCTGA
- a CDS encoding PLP-dependent aminotransferase family protein, with the protein MADSQTNLAWATLLDVGPPERGRRRLHDRLAHALRTSIRNGRLAEGAAVPPSRALAEELGCSRWVVTEAYGQLIAEGYLSARVGSATRVSWSPDSAPPPTRVPHAPARTPIRYDLAPGLPDLRAFPRRRWADAVRTVTGSAVHYDLGLPDPAGHAVLRTTVAQYLRRSRGADTNTESVSVCAGVTDALVRVCRALRAQGIADLAVEEPGWGRLRDAATSAGVRVHPVRVDHDGLRVDDLAGTPARAVVVGAAHQFPTGTVLSPERRARLVRWAREVDGFVIEDDYDAEFRYDHHPVAVMQGMDPSRVFLLGSVSKTLSPALGLGWLVAPAAMTPALRAANPVAVAPPVLDQLALATFIDRGWYDAHLRASRRRFRSRRDLLVRTLGTQVPQGRVAGTAAGLHILLHLPDDSDTRGAVRAATAVGLRLSDLDDYRTEPSARRALVLGYGNISDTEIPPAVELLGEALRSAVPRSGLDTGR; encoded by the coding sequence GTGGCTGATTCCCAGACCAATCTCGCGTGGGCGACGCTGCTGGACGTCGGTCCGCCGGAGCGCGGCCGACGGCGCCTGCACGATCGTCTGGCTCACGCGCTGCGCACCTCGATCCGGAACGGCCGGCTGGCGGAGGGCGCCGCCGTGCCACCGAGCCGAGCGCTCGCCGAAGAGCTCGGCTGCTCCCGTTGGGTCGTGACGGAGGCGTACGGACAGCTCATCGCGGAGGGCTACCTCTCCGCCCGAGTGGGTTCCGCCACGCGCGTCTCGTGGTCACCGGACAGCGCACCGCCGCCCACTCGCGTGCCTCACGCCCCGGCGCGGACACCGATCCGGTACGACCTCGCACCCGGGCTGCCCGACCTCCGGGCGTTTCCGCGCCGCCGCTGGGCCGACGCCGTCCGCACGGTCACCGGCTCGGCCGTCCACTACGACCTCGGTCTGCCCGACCCCGCCGGACACGCGGTGCTGCGCACCACCGTCGCTCAGTATCTGCGGCGGTCGCGCGGTGCGGACACGAACACCGAGTCCGTGTCCGTGTGCGCCGGTGTCACCGACGCTCTGGTTCGTGTGTGCCGAGCGCTGCGTGCCCAGGGGATCGCCGATCTGGCCGTGGAGGAACCGGGCTGGGGGCGGCTGCGGGACGCTGCGACAAGCGCAGGTGTGCGCGTGCACCCGGTGCGGGTGGACCACGACGGCCTCCGCGTCGACGACCTGGCCGGTACGCCGGCCCGGGCCGTCGTTGTCGGCGCGGCTCACCAGTTTCCCACCGGCACGGTGCTCTCCCCGGAACGCAGGGCCCGTCTGGTGCGCTGGGCCCGCGAGGTGGACGGCTTCGTCATCGAGGACGACTACGACGCCGAGTTCCGCTACGACCACCACCCCGTCGCGGTCATGCAGGGGATGGATCCGAGCCGTGTCTTCCTTCTCGGCTCGGTCAGCAAGACCCTGTCGCCGGCCCTCGGACTCGGCTGGCTGGTCGCTCCTGCCGCGATGACCCCGGCGCTCCGGGCAGCGAACCCCGTTGCCGTCGCGCCACCGGTGCTGGACCAACTCGCGCTCGCCACCTTCATCGACCGCGGGTGGTACGACGCCCATCTGCGCGCGTCGCGGCGGCGGTTCCGCTCCCGCCGCGACCTGCTGGTCCGGACGCTGGGCACCCAGGTACCTCAGGGCAGGGTCGCCGGCACCGCCGCCGGGTTGCACATCCTGCTCCACCTACCGGACGACTCCGACACGCGCGGAGCTGTCCGGGCCGCGACCGCCGTCGGGCTGCGCCTGTCGGACCTCGACGACTACCGCACCGAGCCGTCGGCGAGGCGCGCGCTCGTCCTCGGGTACGGCAACATCAGCGACACGGAGATCCCCCCGGCCGTCGAGCTCCTGGGCGAGGCGTTGCGTTCGGCCGTTCCACGGTCAGGACTCGACACCGGCAGGTGA
- a CDS encoding aldo/keto reductase gives MGMMKNLVLGAMLFGTVQDERRSYELLDRFVDAGGVWIDTANCYSFWADPTGFGGQSETLLGRWLASRPGVRDRVRISTKVGCEPTEAGRFPETAEGLSAGVVKRGIEGSLRRLGTDHVELYWAHKPDAATPLEETVAAFDELVSAGTVGRLGCSNYPVWQIERARQIARAHGSAGFTAVQQHHTYLQPRPATSPLVRHRFGVVDDEVLHYLEHHPDMSLWAYTPLLNGRYTRPDRPLPTEYDHPGTAARLAALDEIAAETGTNRNRVVLAWLTGGNPAATPIVGVSTVQQLDEAIAGVSLELTAEQRERLDSAA, from the coding sequence ATGGGCATGATGAAGAATCTGGTTCTTGGCGCCATGCTCTTCGGAACGGTTCAGGACGAGCGCCGGTCGTACGAGCTCCTCGACCGTTTCGTGGACGCCGGAGGCGTCTGGATCGACACCGCCAACTGCTACTCGTTCTGGGCTGACCCGACCGGCTTCGGCGGGCAGAGCGAGACATTGCTCGGACGCTGGCTGGCAAGCCGCCCGGGCGTTCGTGACCGCGTCAGAATCAGCACCAAGGTGGGCTGCGAGCCGACCGAGGCCGGCCGGTTCCCGGAGACGGCCGAGGGCCTGTCGGCCGGGGTCGTCAAGCGCGGGATCGAGGGCAGTCTCCGACGCCTCGGTACCGACCACGTCGAGCTGTACTGGGCCCACAAGCCCGATGCGGCCACGCCGCTGGAAGAGACCGTAGCCGCCTTCGACGAGCTGGTCTCCGCGGGCACGGTCGGCCGTCTCGGCTGCTCCAACTACCCCGTCTGGCAGATCGAGCGGGCCCGTCAGATCGCGCGCGCCCACGGCAGCGCCGGCTTCACCGCGGTCCAGCAGCACCACACGTACCTGCAACCGCGCCCCGCCACCAGTCCCCTCGTACGGCATCGATTCGGCGTGGTCGACGACGAGGTCCTCCACTACCTGGAGCACCACCCGGACATGTCTCTGTGGGCGTACACACCCCTGCTGAACGGCCGCTACACCCGACCGGACAGGCCGCTGCCGACGGAGTACGACCACCCCGGCACCGCCGCCCGCCTCGCAGCGCTCGACGAGATCGCCGCCGAGACCGGCACGAACCGCAACCGGGTGGTGTTGGCGTGGCTGACCGGAGGCAACCCGGCCGCCACGCCGATCGTCGGCGTCAGCACGGTTCAGCAGCTGGACGAGGCGATCGCGGGCGTGTCACTGGAGTTGACCGCGGAGCAGCGCGAACGGCTTGACTCCGCGGCGTGA
- a CDS encoding sugar ABC transporter substrate-binding protein, which translates to MHGHHRSAALAAVVLAGAMLAARCSSSSGGKKSEEGGAVASAGKAGTPRMTVAVITHAAPGDTFWDLIRKGAQAAAAKDNIKLVYSSDPSAGNQANLVQNAIDQKVDGIALTAAKPDAMKDVVAKAKAAGIPVVGFNSGVDDWKKLGMLEYFGQDENIAGQAFGERLNKLGAKHALCVIQEQGQVALEARCAGLKKGFSGKTDILYVNGTDMPSVKSTITAKLSQDKSIDQVVTLGAPIALTAVQSLSDAGTKAKIATFDLNKDLVKAVQDGTIEFAVDQQPYLQGYLSVDALWLYETNGNVSGGGTAPVLTGPAFITKENADSVAESAAKGTR; encoded by the coding sequence ATGCACGGACACCACAGATCCGCCGCCCTGGCCGCGGTCGTTCTCGCCGGCGCCATGCTCGCCGCCCGATGCTCCAGCAGCTCCGGCGGGAAGAAGTCCGAGGAAGGCGGAGCCGTCGCCTCCGCGGGCAAGGCCGGCACGCCCCGCATGACCGTGGCCGTGATCACCCACGCCGCCCCCGGCGACACCTTCTGGGACCTCATCCGCAAGGGCGCCCAGGCCGCCGCTGCGAAGGACAACATCAAGCTCGTCTATTCCAGCGATCCCAGCGCCGGGAACCAGGCCAACCTCGTACAGAACGCGATCGACCAGAAGGTCGACGGCATCGCGCTCACCGCCGCCAAGCCCGACGCCATGAAGGACGTGGTCGCCAAGGCCAAGGCGGCCGGCATCCCGGTCGTCGGCTTCAACTCCGGGGTGGACGACTGGAAGAAGCTCGGCATGCTCGAGTACTTCGGCCAGGACGAGAACATCGCGGGGCAGGCCTTCGGCGAACGCCTCAACAAGCTCGGCGCCAAGCACGCTCTCTGCGTCATCCAGGAGCAGGGGCAGGTCGCGCTGGAGGCCCGTTGTGCCGGCCTGAAGAAGGGCTTCAGCGGCAAGACCGACATCCTCTACGTCAACGGCACCGACATGCCGTCCGTGAAGTCGACGATCACCGCCAAGCTCAGCCAGGACAAGTCCATCGACCAGGTGGTCACCCTCGGCGCCCCCATCGCGCTCACCGCCGTGCAGTCCCTGTCCGACGCGGGCACCAAGGCCAAGATCGCGACTTTCGACCTGAACAAGGATCTGGTCAAGGCGGTCCAGGACGGCACGATCGAGTTCGCCGTCGACCAGCAGCCCTACCTCCAGGGCTACCTCTCCGTCGACGCCCTCTGGCTCTACGAGACCAACGGCAACGTCAGCGGCGGCGGCACCGCGCCCGTCCTCACCGGCCCGGCCTTCATCACCAAGGAGAACGCCGACAGCGTCGCCGAGTCCGCCGCGAAGGGCACCCGCTGA
- a CDS encoding sugar phosphate isomerase/epimerase, whose protein sequence is MKIALDPYMFRALPIDAMVRTVAELGYEYIELSPRDDFMPFFRHPRADDGRIAELKNSLRTHGVQLSSVLPLYKWSSPDETERQAAVRYWKRMIEITADLECPLMNSEFNGRPERAAESEAAFWRSMEELLPLFEREGIALNLEAHPDDFCEENTPAVDLVRAINKPWVNYLYCAPHSFHLSGADPTADIAAMMRHAGDKLQHVHMADSFNHKGSSGLRYILNPPGTTARIHQHLDVGQGEVDWDAFFGTLRELRFDGVATACVFAWEERARESSAFMLDRITKELAA, encoded by the coding sequence ATGAAGATCGCCCTCGACCCCTACATGTTCCGCGCCCTGCCCATCGACGCCATGGTGCGCACGGTCGCCGAACTCGGCTACGAATACATCGAGTTGTCGCCGCGCGACGACTTCATGCCGTTCTTCCGGCACCCGCGCGCCGATGACGGGCGGATCGCCGAGCTGAAGAACTCGCTGCGCACACACGGCGTCCAGCTCTCCTCCGTACTGCCTCTGTACAAGTGGTCCTCACCGGACGAGACCGAGCGGCAGGCCGCCGTCCGCTACTGGAAGCGCATGATCGAGATCACCGCCGACCTCGAATGCCCACTGATGAACTCGGAGTTCAACGGCCGGCCCGAGCGCGCCGCCGAGAGCGAGGCCGCGTTCTGGCGCTCGATGGAGGAACTACTGCCCCTGTTCGAGCGCGAGGGGATCGCGCTCAACCTGGAGGCCCACCCGGACGACTTCTGTGAGGAGAACACGCCGGCCGTGGACCTCGTCCGCGCCATCAACAAGCCCTGGGTCAACTACCTCTACTGCGCGCCGCACTCCTTCCATCTCTCCGGAGCGGATCCGACGGCGGACATCGCGGCGATGATGCGTCACGCCGGCGACAAGCTCCAGCACGTGCACATGGCCGACTCCTTCAACCACAAGGGCTCCTCAGGCCTGCGGTACATCCTCAACCCGCCCGGCACCACCGCCCGCATCCACCAGCACCTGGACGTCGGGCAGGGCGAGGTCGACTGGGACGCCTTCTTCGGCACCCTGCGCGAGCTGCGCTTCGACGGCGTCGCCACCGCCTGCGTCTTCGCCTGGGAGGAACGCGCCCGCGAGTCCTCCGCGTTCATGCTCGACCGCATCACCAAGGAACTGGCCGCCTGA
- a CDS encoding Gfo/Idh/MocA family oxidoreductase has translation MPVRVGVIGAGMIGQDHIRRLTDVVTGATVTTVTDIDQARAAEVATRVGATALPTGADLIGSPDVDAVLVTSWGPTHAGHVLAAVTAGKPVFCEKPLATTAEDCLRIVEAERARGRRLVQVGFMRRFDAGYRQMKEVLASGSLGTPLIVHCAHRNPTVPEAYTSVMAAQDTAVHEIDVLRWLLDDEIVSAQVITPRATGKRFEHLRDPQLMYFETANGVRIDLEVFVNCQYGYDIQCETVGEDGLVRLPDPAAVAVRTAGRHGTAVPQDWKARFADAFDTEFREWIASVETGAEPTGPSAWDGYAATVITDAAVSSLESDGTVVTVDMKPRPALYGGTA, from the coding sequence ATGCCCGTACGTGTAGGTGTCATCGGCGCCGGAATGATCGGCCAGGACCACATACGACGACTCACCGACGTCGTCACCGGGGCCACCGTCACCACGGTGACCGACATCGACCAGGCCCGCGCCGCCGAGGTCGCCACCCGCGTCGGCGCCACCGCCCTGCCGACCGGGGCCGACCTGATCGGCTCCCCCGACGTGGACGCCGTCCTCGTCACCTCCTGGGGCCCCACCCACGCCGGACACGTACTCGCCGCCGTCACCGCCGGCAAGCCCGTCTTCTGCGAGAAACCCCTCGCCACCACCGCCGAGGACTGCCTGCGCATCGTCGAGGCCGAACGCGCCCGCGGCCGCCGCCTGGTCCAGGTCGGCTTCATGCGCCGCTTCGACGCCGGCTATCGCCAGATGAAGGAGGTCCTCGCCTCCGGCTCCCTCGGCACCCCGCTGATCGTCCACTGCGCGCACCGCAACCCCACCGTCCCGGAGGCGTACACCTCCGTCATGGCCGCGCAGGACACCGCCGTGCATGAGATCGACGTGCTGCGCTGGCTGCTCGACGACGAGATCGTCTCCGCCCAGGTGATCACTCCGCGCGCCACCGGCAAGCGGTTCGAGCACCTCCGGGACCCGCAGCTGATGTACTTCGAGACCGCGAACGGCGTCCGCATCGACCTCGAGGTCTTCGTCAACTGCCAGTACGGCTACGACATCCAGTGCGAGACCGTCGGCGAGGACGGCCTGGTCCGACTGCCCGACCCGGCCGCCGTCGCCGTCCGCACCGCCGGGCGTCACGGCACCGCCGTCCCGCAGGACTGGAAGGCCCGTTTCGCCGACGCCTTCGACACCGAGTTCCGCGAGTGGATCGCCTCCGTCGAAACCGGCGCCGAGCCCACCGGCCCCTCCGCCTGGGACGGCTACGCCGCCACCGTCATCACCGACGCCGCCGTCTCCTCCCTGGAGTCGGACGGCACCGTCGTCACCGTCGACATGAAGCCCCGACCCGCCCTCTACGGAGGCACCGCATGA
- a CDS encoding sugar porter family MFS transporter: protein MDVRDDATSVRTTSPADDTPPTVSRRLRLITVIATFGGLLFGYDTGVINGALPYMTDDLGLTPFTEGMVTSSLLLGAALGAVTGGRLSDARGRRRTILVLAVVFFVGALGCTLAPNTAVMVVARFVLGLAVGGASVTVPVYLAEVSPAERRGALVTRNELMVVSGQLLAFTSNAIIARVGGESGGVWRWMLVLATVPAVVLWFGMLVMPESPRWLASQIRYGEALDVLRQVRSRQRAEVELAEVSALAVMEGQEKLGGWQDLRATPWVRRLMFVGFGIAIVQQITGVNTIMYYGTQILTDAGFAADSALTANIANGVISVLATFVGIWLLGRVNRRPMLMTGQIGTTTALLLIGVFSLVLPSGDGRAYAVLAMTVTFLAFQQGAISPVTWLMLSEIFPMRMRGFGMGVAAVVLWLTNFAIGLVFPSLVSGIGISNTFFLFVAAGVVALLFVKRCVPETRGRSLETLEAELRARFS from the coding sequence ATGGACGTCAGGGACGACGCGACTTCGGTCCGTACCACTTCCCCAGCCGACGACACCCCGCCGACGGTCTCCCGCCGACTGCGGCTCATCACCGTCATCGCCACCTTCGGCGGACTCCTCTTCGGCTACGACACCGGCGTCATCAACGGCGCCCTGCCGTACATGACCGACGACCTCGGTCTGACCCCCTTCACCGAGGGCATGGTCACCAGCTCGCTCCTCCTCGGCGCGGCCCTGGGCGCGGTCACCGGCGGGCGGCTCTCGGACGCGCGCGGACGGCGTCGCACGATCCTCGTCCTCGCCGTCGTCTTCTTCGTCGGCGCGCTCGGCTGCACGCTCGCGCCGAACACGGCGGTCATGGTGGTGGCCCGGTTCGTGCTCGGCCTCGCGGTCGGCGGTGCTTCGGTGACGGTGCCCGTCTACCTCGCCGAGGTCTCCCCCGCCGAACGGCGCGGCGCACTGGTGACCCGTAACGAACTCATGGTCGTCAGTGGTCAGTTGCTCGCCTTCACCTCCAACGCGATCATCGCCCGGGTCGGCGGCGAGTCCGGCGGTGTCTGGCGCTGGATGCTCGTCCTCGCCACCGTCCCGGCCGTCGTGCTCTGGTTCGGCATGCTGGTGATGCCGGAGAGCCCGCGCTGGCTGGCCTCACAGATCCGCTACGGGGAGGCCCTTGACGTACTCAGGCAGGTCCGGTCCCGGCAGCGGGCCGAGGTCGAGCTCGCCGAGGTGTCCGCGCTCGCCGTCATGGAGGGGCAGGAGAAGCTCGGCGGCTGGCAGGACCTGAGGGCCACGCCGTGGGTGCGCAGGCTGATGTTCGTCGGCTTCGGCATCGCGATCGTGCAGCAGATCACCGGCGTCAACACGATCATGTACTACGGCACCCAGATCCTCACCGACGCCGGCTTCGCCGCCGACAGCGCCCTCACCGCGAACATCGCCAACGGCGTCATCTCGGTGCTCGCCACCTTCGTCGGCATCTGGCTGCTGGGCCGCGTCAACCGCCGCCCCATGCTGATGACCGGTCAGATCGGCACGACCACCGCCCTGTTGCTGATCGGCGTCTTCTCCCTGGTCCTGCCCTCCGGCGACGGCCGCGCCTACGCCGTGCTCGCCATGACCGTCACCTTCCTCGCCTTCCAGCAGGGCGCCATCTCACCGGTGACCTGGCTGATGCTCTCGGAGATCTTCCCCATGCGGATGCGCGGCTTCGGGATGGGGGTCGCGGCCGTGGTGCTGTGGCTGACCAACTTCGCGATCGGACTGGTCTTCCCGTCCCTGGTGTCGGGGATCGGGATCTCCAACACCTTCTTCCTCTTCGTGGCGGCGGGCGTCGTCGCCCTCCTCTTCGTCAAGCGCTGCGTACCCGAGACGAGGGGCCGCTCCCTGGAAACCCTCGAGGCCGAACTCCGCGCCCGCTTCTCCTGA